From Bradyrhizobium sp. sBnM-33:
GTGAAGCGCGTCCGCCAGCACGAACAGCCGCGGCATCTCGCGATAGGCCTCGGCCCGCAGCTTGTTGCGCACCAGTTGTACGCTCTCGGCGGAGCGCAGGTTGATATCGACCACGATGCCCGCCAGGTCCCGTTCCGGGCTGTCGGGAATGTCAGAAGTCGCGATGGTGTCGACCTGACCGACGGATCGCAGGATGCTGGCGAGTTCGCTGCTCTGATCGCTCCGATCCGAAGCGAGCAATAGCCGGCGCCTGGTCGAAGCCTTGTTGGTTGCGGATGTCATGAAACCCCAGACCCTAGCGGTGATGACTTGCAACCGAGCCTAGCGGATAAGGAGTTCCCCGGGGCTTAAGAGGCATCGTGAAGATAGGCTAATGTGAACGCTAAAATTCTAGCGATCTGGTTCGTGATGCGCTGCACCCACGCTACTCCCGCAACTGTCATCATCCGCGAAAGCGGATGATCCAGTACGCCGTGACGAGCGGATGCGCGCGCCGCAGGCGTTGAAGATGACGTTGCCGAGCGCGGGCGCGTGAACGGCTATACCGGCAGCCCCATTTGCTTACGAAGGCTCTTGTCGAACATGCGCTCCGGAACAAAACGGCGCAGCACGCTCACCTGGCCAGCCATTTTGCCGCAGGTATATCGGTGACGAGGCGATGCTGTCGTCGCGGCCTCCACCACTCTCTTGGCGACCACTTCGGGCCTATCCGCCGTCTTCATCACTTCCTGCATAACTGCGACGGCGCGTTTTCGTGCCGAGACATACGCATCCAATGCCTGGTCGGGAAGCACCATGTTCTGTTCGAAGGAGGTGCTGGTATACGCCGGCTCCAGTAAGCAAACCCGGATGCCGAAGCTCCGCACCTCGTGATCGAGAGATTCCGAGTAGCCTTCGAGAGCATGCTTTGTTGAGGCGTAGAGCGCCGAGAACGGCGCTGGTATCAGGCCAAGCACCGAACTTATATTGATGATCCTTCCACCTTTCCGTGCTCGCATGTGCGGCAGGACCGCATTGCTCATGCGCATGACCCCGAAGAGGTTTACGTCGAACAGCGCCTGGGCTTGACCAATTGACGATTCTTCAGCCCCGCCCATCAGGCCCGTCCCGGCGTTGTTGACCAGAACGTCGATCCTGCCCGCCCGATCGAGCACCTTGTCGACGGCAAGCTTCACTGAACCGTCATCGGTCACATCGCAAGC
This genomic window contains:
- a CDS encoding oxidoreductase, coding for MQQNGKVAMVTGASTGIGLASAKALREAGFRVFGTSRRMAASGPDGIAMVACDVTDDGSVKLAVDKVLDRAGRIDVLVNNAGTGLMGGAEESSIGQAQALFDVNLFGVMRMSNAVLPHMRARKGGRIINISSVLGLIPAPFSALYASTKHALEGYSESLDHEVRSFGIRVCLLEPAYTSTSFEQNMVLPDQALDAYVSARKRAVAVMQEVMKTADRPEVVAKRVVEAATTASPRHRYTCGKMAGQVSVLRRFVPERMFDKSLRKQMGLPV